A window of Parasynechococcus marenigrum WH 8102 contains these coding sequences:
- the mraY gene encoding phospho-N-acetylmuramoyl-pentapeptide-transferase: MSNRPRTWWENGTVSASLLAVAVLAGSLASDKWVPNSQLTLPLLISTSVAALVAAAGIPRLKALKMGQVIRVEGPQAHQSKAGTPTMGGLLVVPVGTIVGGLISLEGTEAQQLLAVSAITLGYMVIGGFDDWRSLTRQTNTGLTPRGKLLLQSLMGVLFLAVAAWQGWISSSVSLPFGWTLPLGWLIWPLGLFVFLAESNATNLTDGLDGLASGCGALVFLGMAVQLMLRGHTGDPALAGFCMTMAGAWLGFLMHNRHPARAFMGDTGSLAMGAALSGVALLSDSLWPLLVMGGVFLAESLSVIIQVWVFKTTKGPDGQGRRVFRMAPLHHHFELGGTSERTVVPCFWLATAGFVLLGLLLRPTI; this comes from the coding sequence GCAACCGTCCTCGCACCTGGTGGGAGAACGGCACTGTCAGTGCTTCACTCCTGGCTGTTGCGGTTCTGGCAGGCAGCCTCGCCTCCGATAAGTGGGTGCCGAACAGTCAGCTGACGCTGCCTCTGCTGATCTCCACCTCCGTGGCCGCACTGGTGGCCGCGGCAGGAATCCCGCGGCTCAAAGCCCTGAAGATGGGCCAGGTGATTCGGGTTGAAGGACCTCAAGCCCATCAGTCCAAGGCAGGCACCCCCACGATGGGGGGGCTGTTGGTGGTGCCCGTGGGCACGATCGTTGGCGGGCTGATCAGCCTGGAGGGCACAGAAGCTCAGCAGCTGCTTGCTGTTTCCGCCATCACCCTGGGCTACATGGTGATCGGTGGTTTTGATGATTGGCGCAGCCTCACACGCCAAACCAACACCGGCCTCACACCTCGCGGCAAGTTATTGCTGCAAAGCCTGATGGGGGTTCTCTTCCTCGCCGTGGCGGCATGGCAGGGCTGGATCAGCAGCAGCGTGTCCCTGCCCTTCGGTTGGACCCTGCCGCTCGGTTGGCTGATCTGGCCCCTGGGGCTGTTTGTGTTCCTGGCCGAAAGCAATGCCACTAACCTCACCGATGGACTGGATGGGCTGGCCAGCGGTTGCGGCGCTTTGGTGTTCCTGGGAATGGCTGTGCAGTTGATGCTCAGGGGACACACCGGTGATCCAGCACTGGCGGGCTTCTGCATGACCATGGCCGGCGCCTGGCTCGGCTTCCTGATGCATAACCGCCACCCGGCGCGAGCATTCATGGGGGACACTGGCTCCCTCGCCATGGGAGCTGCCCTCAGCGGTGTGGCCCTGCTGTCGGACAGTCTTTGGCCTCTGCTGGTGATGGGCGGGGTCTTCCTGGCGGAGTCCCTGTCAGTGATCATTCAGGTGTGGGTGTTCAAGACCACCAAAGGACCGGACGGTCAAGGGCGACGCGTATTCCGGATGGCCCCCCTACACCATCACTTCGAACTGGGGGGCACCAGCGAACGCACAGTGGTGCCATGCTTCTGGCTCGCCACGGCCGGCTTCGTGCTGCTGGGGCTACTGCTTCGACCGACCATCTGA
- the purT gene encoding formate-dependent phosphoribosylglycinamide formyltransferase: MTQFPKTVMLLGSGELGKEVAISAQRIGCHVIACDRYADAPAMQVADQAEVLAMTDTDALLATVRRHRPDVVIPEIEALAVSALAELEQDGITVIPTARATAVTMNRDRIRDLAAGELALRSARFAYAASAEELRAEAPALGWPVVVKPVMSSSGKGQSVVDGPDGLDQAWDAAMAGARGTSPRVIVEEFLRFDLEITLLTIRQHNGETLFCAPIGHEQEHGDYQCSWQPAELSSEQLHQAQAMARTVTQNLGGVGLFGVEFFLCGDEVIFSELSPRPHDTGLVTLISQNLSEFELHLRAVLGLPIPSITTADAAASRVILAQNQMDAVSYTGVDTALQEPDTQLLLFGKPTARPGRRMGVALARGEHLAEARAKADRAAACVRVLQR, encoded by the coding sequence ATGACCCAATTTCCAAAGACGGTGATGCTTCTGGGCAGCGGCGAACTGGGGAAGGAGGTGGCCATCTCCGCCCAGCGCATCGGCTGTCATGTGATCGCCTGTGATCGCTACGCCGATGCTCCCGCGATGCAGGTGGCCGATCAGGCGGAAGTTCTGGCAATGACGGACACCGACGCATTGTTGGCAACGGTGCGTCGCCACCGCCCTGATGTGGTGATCCCCGAAATTGAAGCGCTGGCGGTGTCAGCTCTGGCGGAACTGGAGCAGGACGGAATCACAGTGATTCCCACCGCGCGGGCCACTGCGGTGACGATGAACCGTGATCGGATCCGCGATCTCGCCGCCGGCGAACTCGCTCTGCGGTCTGCGCGTTTCGCCTATGCCGCCAGCGCGGAAGAACTGCGAGCCGAAGCCCCTGCCCTCGGCTGGCCCGTGGTGGTGAAACCGGTGATGAGCTCATCCGGCAAAGGTCAGAGCGTCGTGGATGGACCGGATGGTTTGGATCAGGCCTGGGACGCTGCAATGGCCGGCGCCAGGGGAACCTCCCCCCGCGTGATCGTGGAGGAATTTCTCCGTTTCGACCTTGAAATCACCCTGCTGACCATCCGCCAGCACAACGGTGAAACCCTGTTCTGTGCCCCGATCGGCCATGAACAGGAGCACGGTGATTACCAGTGCAGTTGGCAGCCAGCGGAGCTGTCGTCCGAGCAGCTGCATCAGGCCCAGGCGATGGCCAGGACGGTGACCCAGAACCTGGGGGGTGTTGGCCTGTTCGGTGTGGAATTCTTCCTCTGCGGCGATGAGGTGATCTTCTCGGAGCTCTCCCCACGACCACACGACACTGGCCTGGTGACCTTAATCAGCCAGAACCTGAGCGAATTCGAGCTGCACCTGCGTGCGGTTCTGGGTTTACCGATCCCGTCGATCACGACTGCCGACGCAGCCGCCAGTCGTGTGATCCTTGCCCAGAACCAGATGGATGCTGTCAGCTACACGGGCGTCGATACTGCCCTGCAGGAACCCGACACCCAACTGCTGCTGTTCGGCAAACCCACGGCTCGCCCAGGACGTCGCATGGGGGTGGCCCTGGCCAGGGGGGAACACCTGGCAGAAGCGCGAGCCAAAGCCGATCGTGCCGCAGCCTGCGTTCGGGTGCTTCAGCGCTGA
- a CDS encoding HAD family hydrolase: MGRGVRVLHLHLYGLFRSRDLELGRDADTGGQTLYVLDLVRSLAQRPEVDRVDVVTRLVQDRRVAADYERPLEVIAPGARILRFPFGPKRYLRKEQLWPHLEDLADQLVHHLTQPGHEVDWIHAHYADAGFVGALVSQRLGLPLVFTGHSLGREKQRRLLAGGGDRQQIEQAYAMSRRIEAEEQALTQADLVITSTQQEADLQYARYSQFRRDRVQVIPPGVDAGRFHPVSSAAEGDALDQLLSPFLRDPSKPPLLAISRAVRRKNIPALLEAFGSSSVLRDRHNLVLVLGCREDPRQMEKQQRDVFQQVFDLVDRYDLYGSVAYPKQHRRSQVPAFYRWAVQRGGLFVNPALTEPFGLTLLEAAACGLPMVATDDGGPRDIQARCENGLLVDVIDAGALQEALERAGKDASRWRRWSDNGVEAVSRHFSWDAHVCRYLGLMQAHLHQLPSVGPRPQGSPASSHRPDHLLLLDLDSTLDCPDGPSLTALRSQLERDGQRYGLGILTGRSLAAARQRYGDLHLPSPLVWISRAGSEIHLGEDLQPDHIWAQHIDTDWQRESVEAVMEDLHDLLELQSEEHQGPWKLSYLQRQPDESVLSHVRQRLRREGLSARPQRRCHWYLDVLPRLASRSEAIRHLALHWQLPLERVMVMASQQGDGELLRGLPATVVPADHDPCLVRHPQQKRVLLSGRPSLAAVLDGLSHYRFPSQR, encoded by the coding sequence GGGAAGGGGTGTCCGTGTCCTTCATCTGCACTTGTACGGTCTGTTCCGTTCCCGGGATCTGGAGCTTGGTCGTGATGCGGACACCGGCGGCCAGACCCTCTACGTGCTGGATCTCGTGCGCAGCCTGGCCCAGCGTCCCGAGGTTGATCGGGTCGATGTGGTGACACGTCTTGTGCAGGACCGTCGGGTTGCCGCGGACTATGAGCGCCCACTCGAGGTGATTGCTCCCGGTGCTCGAATCCTGCGCTTTCCGTTTGGTCCGAAGCGTTATCTGCGCAAGGAACAGCTTTGGCCGCATCTGGAAGATCTTGCCGATCAGCTGGTGCATCACCTCACCCAGCCCGGCCACGAGGTGGATTGGATTCACGCCCATTACGCCGATGCCGGTTTCGTCGGGGCTCTGGTGAGCCAACGGCTTGGTTTACCCCTGGTATTCACCGGTCATTCCCTTGGCCGCGAAAAGCAACGTCGTCTTCTCGCCGGCGGTGGCGATCGTCAACAGATCGAACAGGCCTACGCCATGAGCCGTCGGATTGAAGCGGAGGAGCAGGCACTCACCCAGGCGGATCTGGTGATCACCAGCACGCAGCAGGAAGCTGACCTGCAATACGCCCGCTATTCGCAGTTTCGTCGTGATCGCGTCCAGGTGATCCCGCCCGGCGTGGATGCCGGACGCTTTCACCCCGTTTCTTCCGCCGCTGAAGGGGATGCTCTCGATCAGTTGCTCAGCCCCTTTCTTCGCGATCCCAGCAAGCCTCCCTTGTTGGCGATTTCCCGTGCTGTCCGCCGCAAGAACATCCCGGCTCTGTTGGAAGCCTTCGGATCCTCATCGGTGCTGCGGGACCGCCACAATCTCGTGTTGGTGCTGGGGTGCCGTGAAGATCCCCGACAGATGGAGAAGCAGCAACGGGATGTGTTCCAGCAGGTGTTCGATCTCGTCGATCGTTACGACCTCTACGGCTCGGTCGCCTATCCGAAACAGCATCGCCGCTCGCAGGTGCCGGCCTTCTATCGCTGGGCAGTTCAACGGGGAGGTCTGTTTGTTAACCCTGCGCTGACGGAACCATTCGGTCTCACGTTGCTGGAGGCCGCGGCCTGTGGTCTGCCGATGGTCGCTACCGATGACGGTGGTCCTCGCGATATTCAGGCCCGCTGTGAGAACGGCCTGTTGGTGGATGTAATCGATGCCGGTGCCTTGCAGGAGGCGCTGGAACGGGCTGGCAAGGATGCCAGTCGCTGGCGGCGCTGGAGTGACAACGGCGTGGAGGCGGTGTCGCGACATTTCAGTTGGGATGCCCATGTCTGTCGCTATCTGGGACTGATGCAAGCCCATCTGCATCAGCTGCCATCAGTCGGTCCAAGGCCTCAGGGTTCCCCGGCCTCATCGCATCGGCCGGATCATCTGTTGTTGCTGGATCTCGACAGCACCCTCGATTGTCCCGATGGCCCGTCGCTCACCGCTTTGCGCAGCCAGCTTGAACGCGATGGTCAGCGCTACGGCTTGGGGATCCTGACCGGTCGATCATTGGCGGCGGCGCGGCAGCGCTACGGCGATCTGCATCTGCCCTCGCCGTTGGTCTGGATCAGCCGGGCAGGCAGTGAGATTCACCTGGGCGAGGATCTTCAGCCCGATCACATCTGGGCGCAGCACATCGATACCGATTGGCAGCGTGAATCCGTGGAGGCTGTGATGGAGGATCTCCACGACCTTTTAGAACTTCAAAGCGAAGAGCATCAGGGGCCCTGGAAGCTGAGTTACCTGCAACGTCAGCCGGATGAATCGGTGTTGAGCCACGTGCGTCAGCGGCTGAGGCGGGAGGGTCTATCGGCTCGGCCTCAACGGCGCTGCCACTGGTATCTGGACGTCCTTCCTCGGCTGGCGTCCCGCAGTGAGGCGATTCGTCACCTAGCTCTGCATTGGCAGCTGCCCCTCGAGAGGGTCATGGTGATGGCCAGTCAGCAGGGTGATGGTGAGTTGCTCCGGGGGCTGCCGGCCACGGTGGTACCGGCAGATCATGATCCCTGCCTCGTGCGCCATCCTCAACAGAAACGGGTGCTGCTTTCAGGTCGCCCCAGCCTTGCGGCCGTGCTGGATGGATTAAGTCATTACCGGTTTCCCAGTCAGCGCTGA